The following coding sequences lie in one Brachionichthys hirsutus isolate HB-005 chromosome 15, CSIRO-AGI_Bhir_v1, whole genome shotgun sequence genomic window:
- the sdr39u1 gene encoding epimerase family protein SDR39U1, translated as MRVLVGGGSGFVGRELTRLLRDKGHEVTVISRRPGPGRITWVDLESRGLPPCEGAVNLAGENLLNPLRWWNESYKNDLFSSRVDTTKSLARSIAAAPSPPRSWVLVSGVACYKPSLTVEYTEDSEWTPFDLLSNLVSEWEASALLPEDAAKATKQVVIRPGAVLGRDGGAMKQVLLPFWLGLGGTLGSGRQPFPWIHVTDLAGIIVHALENPEDAPSPSPQVLNGVAPALNTNREFTKALGRVLGRPTVIPIPAFLINALLGSERALVLTQGQKVLPKKTQEAGFEYKYLDLVSALAEIVGS; from the exons ATGAGAGTTTTAGTAG GGGGGGGCTCTGGCTTCGTGGGCCGTGAGTTGACTCGCCTGCTCAGAGACAAAGGTCACGAGGTCACGGTGATTTCCAGACGGCCTGGCCCAGGCAGGATTACGTGG GTTGACTTGGAGTCTCGGGGACTCCCGCCATGCGAGGGCGCCGTCAACCTGGCCGGAGAGAACCTGTTGAATCCACTGCGATG GTGGAATGAGAGCTACAAGAACGACTTGTTCTCCAGTCGGGTCGACACGACTAAAAGCCTGGCCCGATCCATCGCGGCCGCTCCGAGCCCTCCTCGCTCCTGGGTCTTGGTGTCAGGTGTTG CTTGTTACAAGCCCAGTCTGACGGTTGAGTATACAGAAGACAGTGAGTGGACCCCCTTTGACCTCCTGTCCAACCTTGTGAGCGAATGGGAGGCTTCTGCACTTCTTCCTGAGGATGCGGCCAAAGCGACCAAACAAGTTGTCATCAGACCCG GGGCAGTATTGGGCCGTGATGGTGGCGCCATGAAGCAAGTGCTCCTGCCCTTCTGGCTCGGCCTCGGGGGCACCTTGGGCTCAGGACGCCAGCCATTTCCCTGGATCCATGTGACCGACCTGGCAGGAATTATTGTCCACGCTCTGGAGAACCCCGAGGACGCGCCGTCTCCTTCACCACAAGTGCTCAACGGGGTCGCGCCGGCTCTGAACACCAACCGGGAGTTCACCAAGGCGCTGGGCCGGGTGCTCGGGAGGCCCACCGTTATTCCCATACCCGCCTTCCTCATAAATGCCCTGCTGGGCTCCGAGAGGGCCTTGGTCCTCACACAGGGTCAAAAGGTCCTACCGAAGAAGACTCAAGAGGCTGGATTCGAGTACAAGTACCTCGACTTGGTCTCCGCACTGGCCGAAATAGTTGGAAGTTAG